The Saccharopolyspora gregorii genomic interval GCTACCGGTGGCGCATCGATCCGGTCGCGGCGCGGCGGGAGTACCTGGCGCCGCTGTGCGGGTTGCTGGCCACCGTCCACGAGATCACCGACGTCGCCGGGCTCACCACCTGCGGGATCGATCGCGTCCGCGAGCGGCTCAGCGCCGACCTCGACCGGGCCGAGACCGCGTTGCCGGTCCGGGCCGAGGCCGTGCGCCGCTGGCGCCGGTGGCTGGGGCGGGACCGCGGATGGCCGCCGCACCCGGTGCTGGTGCACGGCGACGTGCATCCGGGGCACACGTTGGTGCGGAGCTCGGACGCGAAGCTGATCGGGATGCTGGACTGGGCCGATGCCGAGATCGGCGACCCGTCGGCGGACTTCGCGGACATGTGCTTCGCGGGCGGTGCGGCGGTGCTGGACGCGATGCTGGCGCACTACCGGGCGCGCGGCGGGTCGGTGTGGCCGGGGATGCGCGAGCACGTCCTGGCCCGGTGCTCGTTCCTCTGGGTCAAGGTCGGGCTGCGCGGCCTCGACACCGGCCGGGACGACCTGGTGGCGACCGCGTCGCGGCGGTTGCGGGCTCCCGCGTGAGCTCGGTCCGGTTCCGGCGTCCCCGAGGAGGAGCTGTGGGCAGTGCGGTCACCGTCGTGCACGTCGATGAGGCGGCGCCCGACTCCTGGTCGGCGGCGATCTACCTGTGCGGGCCGACGCCGGTCGACTCGGCGATCCCGTCGTGGCGGCCCGCGGCGGTGCGCGAACTGCGCGCCCGGTGGCGTGGCGCGGGCAGGCTGGTGGTGTTCGTGCCGGAGCCGGTGCGCGCCTACCCGGCCTACGCCGACCAGGTGGCGTGGGAGAACGCGATGATGCGGCGCAGCGACGTCGTGCTGTTCTTCGTCCCCAGGCGCATGCCCGCGTTGCCGGGGTTGGTGTCGAACATCAAGTGGGGTGCGTGGCACGACTCGGGGCGGGCGGTGCTCGGGGCGCCCGCGGACGCGGACCGGATGGAGTACCTGCGCCACCAGGCCGCCGAACTCGGTGTCCCGGTGGCCGGTGATGTGCCCGCCACGTGCGCGGCCGCGCTGGAGCTGCTGGGCGCGGGTGCGCGACGCCGTGGCGGGGAGCGCGCGGTGCCCTTGCCGGTGTGGCGGACCGGGGAGTTCCAGCGCTGGTACGGGGCGCGGCGGGCCGTCGGTGACGTGCTGGTGGACGCGCGGGTGGAGCGCTCCGGGCGCGGCGGCTGGTCGCTGTGGGCGACGGTGCGTTCGGCGAGCGGGGTCGAGGTTTCCGGGCGGGTCGCCGGGCACGGCGATCGGGTTCCGGTGCTGCTGCACGGCCGGGACGACCGGTTCGAGCGGATCCGGTTGGCGTTCGCGGCGTCCGGGCCGGTGTCGGGCCGGCCGGGTTCGTCCGGCCTGCCGGTCGTTCCCGCCGCCGTGGAGCCGTCCGGCGTCGCGGGGGTGCGGGCGCTGATCCGCACGTGGACGGGGCTCGACGTGGCCGCCGAGCGGGTGCGCATCGTGCCGGCCGGGCACGGCGACCCGGAGCATTCGCCGTCGCTGCTGCGACCTTGCGCCGTGGAGCTCACCGACGCGGAGCTGGACGGGATCTGCGACGGCGCCCTGCGGGTCCGCACCGTGCGGGAGGGCGCCGCGGACTTCGCGACGTGGGGCATCCTCGCCGCTGCCCTGCTGGGGCCGCGCGGTCCAGCCGCCCGCTGAAGGTCGTGTCCGGTCAGTCGTGGTCCGCGCGGTTCCACGCGGACCACAACCGCGCGTAGGTGCCGCCGGCCGCGACGACCTCGTCGTGGGTGCCGACCTCGACGATGCGTCCCGCGTCGAGCACCGCGATCCGGTCGGCCTCGGCCGCGGTGTCCAGCCGGTGCTCGATGGAGATCACCGTGCGACCGGCCAGCACCGCGGCGAGCGAGCGCTCCACCTGCCGGGACGCCGCCGCGTCCACGAGCGCGGTGGCCTCGTCGAGCACCACGGTCGCGGGGTCGGCGAGCACGAACCGCGCCAGCGCGAGCCGTTGGGCCACCGACGCGGGCACGGTGATCGTCCCGTCGCCGATCTCGGTGTCCAAGCCGTGCGGCAACGACCGCACCCAGTCCGCGAGGTCGACGAGGTCGAGGGCGTCGAGCAGTTCCGCGTCGCTCCAGTCCGCGCCCGGGTCGCCGTCGCGGTCGGCCAAGGTGAGGTTCTCCCGCGCGGTGCCGAGGAAGACGTGGTGTTCCTGGGTGATCAGCGCGATCTCGCGGCGCAGCGCCTCGGTGCTGAGGCTCGTGGTGGGCACGCCGCCGACCAGCACGGATCCGCCGTCCGGGGCGTGCACCCCGGCCACCAGCTTGGCCAAGGTGGACTTGCCCGCGCCGGAGGCGCCGACCAGCACGATCCGTTCGCCTTCCCGGACGTCGAGGTCGACGCCGCGCAGGACCTCGTGCCCGGGCCGGTAGCCGAACCGCACGTCGCGCAGCCGGATCGCGTGCCCGCGCGGAGGCGGCGAGTCCGGGATCTCGGGCGTGGGGATCCGGTCGGCGCCCAGCACCCGGCGCAGCGCGGCATTGCCGATCTGGAGCTCGTCGACCCAGGTGAGCAGTTCGTTGAGCGGTCCGCCGAGCAGCTGCACGTAGACGACCACCGCGGTCAGCTCGCCCAGGCCGACGAGTCCGTGCCGGTGGGCGAGCACGCCGAGCAGCAGCACGACCCCGGCCGGGACCGTGGTGGCCAGGTCCAGGCTGGGGAACCACACCTTCTGCAGGTCCGCGGTCCGGGCCCGGGTGCGCACGACCGCGGCCACCGCCCGGCCGTGGTGGTCGACGCGGCGCGGTCCGAGGCCGAAGGTCTCGGTGGTGGCGCAGCCGTGGACGGTTTCGTGGGTGCTGGCGAGCACGTCGGCTTCCTCGACGAGCAGCCGGGCGTAGGCGCGGCGCGCTCGCGGCCGGTACCACCAGGTCGACAGCACCGCGAACGGCAGTCCGGCCAGCAGCGCGAGCGACAGCAGCGGCGAGGTCAGCACGATCGCCGCGGCGAGGAACACCAGCGTCAGCGCGGAGATCACGATCTCCGGCAGCGCGTGGCGGATCCCCTCGTCGAGCCGGTCCACGTCGGAGGTCGCGCGGCTGAGCAGGTCCCCGGTCCCGGCGGATTCGACGGTCTGCGGGGGGAGTTCGACCACCGTGCGCACGAACTCCTCCCGCGTCTCGGCCAGCACCTTCTCGCCGAGGTAGGCCGCGCGCACCATCGCGGCGCGCTGCAGCAGCGCCTCCACCGAGAGCACGCCGAGCAGCGCCAGCGCGATGAGGTCCACGCGCGCCGTGGTGGTGCCCGCGGTGACCGAGTCGACCAGCAGGCCCAGCAGCCGGGGCCCCACCAGGGCGGCGAGGAGCGCCAGCGCGAACAGCAGCAGGACCGAGGTCACCGCCGCGGCGTTGGCCCGCAACACCCGGCGCACCCAGGTGCGGACCTGGGCGGTGTCGGCGATCGGCAGCGGCGTGCGCGTCGCGGTGCTCACAGCGGGTCTCCTCCGGTCGCGGTGGCAGGTTCGGCGTCGAGCCGGCAGGTCCGGTCGGCCGCCTTCGTCCACAGCGGGCTCTGGCTGAACACGACGGTGCTGCGGCCGCGGCGGTGTTCGGCGAGCCGCCGCACGATGAGGGCTTCGGTGTGCGCGTCCACGGCGGAGGTGGGGTCTTCCAGCACCAGCACTTCCGGGTCGGCGAGCACGGCGCGGGCCAGCACCAGCCGTTGCCGCTGGCCGTGCGAGAGCGACCTGCCGCCTTCGGCGACCGCCGCGGACGGGCCGCCGAGCGAGTCGAGGACGTCCGCGGCGGCCGCGACGTGCAGCGCGGTCGTGAGTTCGGCGCGGCCGGCCGTTCGCCGCACGCTGGTCAGCTCGTCGTCGAGCGCACCGCTGAACAGGGTGTCGGTGTGGGTGCACAGCACGACGCGGCGCCGCAGCTGTGCGAGGTCCAGCCGCTCGATCGGGAGGCCGCCGACGGTGACCTCTCCGGTTCCGGCGCTGCGCCGGGTGATCCGCGCGGCGGTGGGGCCGCTGACCGCGCTGGGCGCGTCGACGACCGTGAGCGCTCCCGGTTCGACGACGAGGCCGGTCGGCGAGTCCACGATGCGCAGTGCGGTCTTCGGCAACGGCACCGGGTCCGCGGGCGGCGGGGGTGCCGGTTCGAGCCGCAGGACGCGCCGCATCCGCCGGGCCGCCACCAGCGCCATGCTCACCGAGTCGGCGGTTTCGGTCGCCGTGCTCACCGGCAGCGTCAGGAACGCCGCCGCACCGTAGAAGGCGATCAGCTCGCCCGGACTGATCACGCCGCCGAGGACGAGACGCGCGCCGAGCCACGTGACCACGACGGTGACCAGGCCGGGCAGCAGCACTCCGGCCGCCTCCAGCCACGCCTCCGTCCGGCCCGCGGCCCCGCCCGCCGCGCGCACGCGCTGGCTG includes:
- a CDS encoding nucleoside 2-deoxyribosyltransferase domain-containing protein, whose product is MGSAVTVVHVDEAAPDSWSAAIYLCGPTPVDSAIPSWRPAAVRELRARWRGAGRLVVFVPEPVRAYPAYADQVAWENAMMRRSDVVLFFVPRRMPALPGLVSNIKWGAWHDSGRAVLGAPADADRMEYLRHQAAELGVPVAGDVPATCAAALELLGAGARRRGGERAVPLPVWRTGEFQRWYGARRAVGDVLVDARVERSGRGGWSLWATVRSASGVEVSGRVAGHGDRVPVLLHGRDDRFERIRLAFAASGPVSGRPGSSGLPVVPAAVEPSGVAGVRALIRTWTGLDVAAERVRIVPAGHGDPEHSPSLLRPCAVELTDAELDGICDGALRVRTVREGAADFATWGILAAALLGPRGPAAR
- a CDS encoding ABC transporter transmembrane domain-containing protein; amino-acid sequence: MRSDRFVRPGHPDVLPEADSRSAWRLLWWLVRLRPWPLVAAAALGVCWMVPLALVPLVIGRAIDAGIAHGADGAVYGWACAVFGLGAVQALAGAGLIQAATAAEMHAVSVGHRVLLRHSVRLGGSLREQARTGDVVAITAGDVDNIGDAFEVVGRAIGSLVAFAVVSVVLVLTSPLLGAVALVGVPLAVAGIGPLLRPLQERNEQQREHLGDATARAGDIVAGLRVLRGIGGERRFARRFAVVSQRVRAAGGAAGRTEAWLEAAGVLLPGLVTVVVTWLGARLVLGGVISPGELIAFYGAAAFLTLPVSTATETADSVSMALVAARRMRRVLRLEPAPPPPADPVPLPKTALRIVDSPTGLVVEPGALTVVDAPSAVSGPTAARITRRSAGTGEVTVGGLPIERLDLAQLRRRVVLCTHTDTLFSGALDDELTSVRRTAGRAELTTALHVAAAADVLDSLGGPSAAVAEGGRSLSHGQRQRLVLARAVLADPEVLVLEDPTSAVDAHTEALIVRRLAEHRRGRSTVVFSQSPLWTKAADRTCRLDAEPATATGGDPL
- a CDS encoding ABC transporter ATP-binding protein — translated: MSTATRTPLPIADTAQVRTWVRRVLRANAAAVTSVLLLFALALLAALVGPRLLGLLVDSVTAGTTTARVDLIALALLGVLSVEALLQRAAMVRAAYLGEKVLAETREEFVRTVVELPPQTVESAGTGDLLSRATSDVDRLDEGIRHALPEIVISALTLVFLAAAIVLTSPLLSLALLAGLPFAVLSTWWYRPRARRAYARLLVEEADVLASTHETVHGCATTETFGLGPRRVDHHGRAVAAVVRTRARTADLQKVWFPSLDLATTVPAGVVLLLGVLAHRHGLVGLGELTAVVVYVQLLGGPLNELLTWVDELQIGNAALRRVLGADRIPTPEIPDSPPPRGHAIRLRDVRFGYRPGHEVLRGVDLDVREGERIVLVGASGAGKSTLAKLVAGVHAPDGGSVLVGGVPTTSLSTEALRREIALITQEHHVFLGTARENLTLADRDGDPGADWSDAELLDALDLVDLADWVRSLPHGLDTEIGDGTITVPASVAQRLALARFVLADPATVVLDEATALVDAAASRQVERSLAAVLAGRTVISIEHRLDTAAEADRIAVLDAGRIVEVGTHDEVVAAGGTYARLWSAWNRADHD
- a CDS encoding macrolide 2'-phosphotransferase encodes the protein MTGTAARVADAAARIGVALVPGTARADCSGWDFSVVHVAGEDGTDWILRYPRRPEAAALARVEARVLARVRDHLDVAVPRWVVHDPDLIAYRRLPGVPAGTEDPVLLRYRWRIDPVAARREYLAPLCGLLATVHEITDVAGLTTCGIDRVRERLSADLDRAETALPVRAEAVRRWRRWLGRDRGWPPHPVLVHGDVHPGHTLVRSSDAKLIGMLDWADAEIGDPSADFADMCFAGGAAVLDAMLAHYRARGGSVWPGMREHVLARCSFLWVKVGLRGLDTGRDDLVATASRRLRAPA